The following coding sequences are from one Gigantopelta aegis isolate Gae_Host chromosome 15, Gae_host_genome, whole genome shotgun sequence window:
- the LOC121389694 gene encoding solute carrier family 52, riboflavin transporter, member 3-B-like, producing MAACLDRIYNHFKGTHPAIHLLCCFLGIASWVDLSGVLLEQPILITTLPEQLTLSSILNVTVQMANVGPLIFAILVCVFPKRRVEIPTTFVIIAVGIISCVLLSFFWDVTTYVGGVLHSTALLVLCFTLAFVDATSTLAFLAFMAMLQPVYLPAYLVGEGLSTFLPTLVALGQGSGKVQCVNKTFQVSKDLGGIVFNFTINREIPIFDPPAISVQVFFLILAAFLCLSLTAFFCLICFPRCGVYKCAYTKSAQDDDDVDDDVDGDARPSGQKALELDDIRMQNTTNIRHLRTKTKTVEEAPEKDEKMADVSFCQCALLLIQAFWLMCLLGIYVSMSPYFSLPYGLKFYHLANTLSTMSLAAGSLAYFIFPHRSTVVVYVLTVLHTGLTSYFLYMASTSPVPPLLHHDAGRPLLFNHHLSYTFKLLLLRFFLFVFYICFAQITLSILIVFMWTYSRSTIIGIIRPLGRRMMILVGVSIQFGSLVGGVTGYVLVKVYEVFQEAEPCSAL from the exons atggCTGCCTGTTTAGACCGAATCTACAACCATTTTAAAGGCACCCACCCGGCCATTCACCTCTTATGCTGTTTCCTGGGCATCGCCTCGTGGGTTGATCTCAGCGGGGTGTTGTTGGAACAGCCCATCCTTATCACAACCCTCCCGGAACAGCTGACGCTCTCGAGTATCCTTAACGTCACTGTCCAGATGGCCAACGTCGGTCCGCTCATCTTCGCCATTCTGGTGTGCGTCTTTCCAAAGCGAAGGGTTGAGATTCCCACCACCTTCGTCATCATCGCCGTTGGCATCATCTCCTGCGTGTTGTTATCCTTCTTCTGGGACGTGACCACCTACGTGGGCGGCGTTCTGCACTCCACCGCCCTGCTCGTCCTCTGCTTCACGCTGGCGTTCGTCGACGCCACATCCACGCTCGCGTTTCTGGCCTTCATGGCGATGCTGCAGCCAGTGTACCTCCCAGCGTATCTCGTCGGAGAAGGACTCAGCACGTTTCTGCCGACTCTCGTCGCTCTGGGACAAGGCTCAGGTAAAGTCCAATGCGTGAATAAGACCTTCCAGGTATCCAAGGATCTGGGTGGAATAGTGTTTAACTTCACCATCAATCGAGAGATTCCCATTTTCGACCCTCCTGCAATATCGGTTCAAGTGTTTTTCCTCATACTGGCGGCGTTCCTCTGCCTCTCTCTCACAGCTTTTTTCTGCCTTATCTGTTTCCCGCGATGCGGGGTATACAAATGCGCCTACACTAAATCGGCACAGgacgatgatgatgttgatgatgacgtTGATGGTGACGCCAGACCGTCAGGACAGAAGGCACTGGAGCTCGACGACATTCGAATGCAGAACACGACAAACATACGTCACCTCAGAACCAAAACCAAGACAGTGGAAGAGGCTCCTGAAAAGGACGAAAAGATGGCGGACGTCTCGTTCTGTCAGTGCGCCCTCCTGCTGATACAGGCCTTCTGGCTGATGTGTCTGCTGGGTATATACGTCTCAATGTCACCCTACTTCTCCCTGCCGTACGGACTCAAGTTCTACCACCTCGCCAACACCCTATCCACGATGTCCCTGGCCGCTGGTTCGCTCGCCTACTTCATCTTCCCGCACAGGTCGACCGTGGTCGTGTATGTGCTCACTGTCCTACATACGGGTCTCACGAGCTACTTCCTGTACATGGCCTCTACCAGTCCGGTTCCCCCGCTGTTGCACCATGACGCCGGACGACCGTTACTG tttaaccaccaTTTgtcatatacctttaaattattacttttacgtttttttttgtttgttttttacatttgttttgcaCAGATCACGCTGTCCATTCTGATCGTGTTCATGTGGACCTACAGCCGATCGACAATCATCGGCATTATCCGCCCTCTAGGTCGACGCATGATGATACTGGTGGGCGTGTCTATCCAGTTCGGCAGTCTGGTGGGCGGAGTCACGGGCTACGTGTTGGTGAAAGTGTATGAAGTGTTCCAAGAAGCCGAGCCCTGTTCTGCGCTATAA